Proteins co-encoded in one Corylus avellana chromosome ca9, CavTom2PMs-1.0 genomic window:
- the LOC132191931 gene encoding laccase-7: protein MGRFVFLQACALALLASSLASAAIVEHSFNVQNLTVRRLCNEQVITAVNGSLPGPTIRVREGDTLVVHVFNKSPYNITIHWHGVFQLLSGWADGPEYVTQCPIRPGNSYTYKFKITGQEGTLWWHAHSSWLRATVHGALIIHPRAGHSYPFPKAYKEVPILFGEWWNANVVDVENEGLATGAAPNISDAFTINGKPGDLYQCSQNDTYKLKVVQGKTYKLRIINAALNNQLFFKIANHNMTVVAIDASYAKPYVTDVIVVAPGQTTDVLLAANQPVGSYYMAARPYLSAPGVPADNTTTRGIVVYEGSTSTTPLMPVLPALNDTPTANKFYTNLTGLAGGPHWFPVPNQVDEHMFVTIGVNLAPCGGNATCGGPLGQRASASMNNESFVLPSNSSLSMLQAFFLNVDGVYTTDFPSVPPVKFDYTNPNISLDQSLLFAPKGTKVKKFKYNSTVEMVLQNTALLAVENHPIHLHGFNFHVLAQGFGNYDAVNDSKKFNFINPQTRNTIAVPVGGWAVIRFQLNNPGMWLLHCHLDVHLPWGLATAFEVENGPTPSSTLPPPPADLPQC, encoded by the exons ATGGGACGTTTTGTGTTTTTGCAAGCTTGTGCTTTAGCTCTTTTAGCATCTTCTCTGGCTTCTGCTGCAATAGTAGAACATTCATTCAAT GTGCAAAACCTCACTGTTCGGCGGCTATGCAATGAGCAAGTGATAACTGCCGTGAATGGAAGCCTCCCTGGTCCGACAATACGTGTTCGAGAGGGTGATACCCTTGTCGTCCACGTATTCAATAAGTCACCCTATAACATTACTATTCACTG GCATGGTGTATTTCAATTACTAAGCGGTTGGGCTGACGGGCCAGAATATGTCACTCAGTGCCCTATACGTCCTGGAAACAGCTATActtacaaatttaaaatcacCGGCCAAGAGGGCACCCTTTGGTGGCATGCTCACTCATCCTGGCTCCGTGCAACCGTCCACGGCGCACTCATCATCCACCCCAGAGCCGGTCATTCCTACCCGTTCCCTAAAGCCTACAAAGAAGTTCCCATCTTGTTTG GAGAGTGGTGGAATGCTAATGTCGTTGATGTTGAGAACGAGGGGCTCGCTACCGGTGCTGCTCCCAACATTTCCGACGCTTTCACAATAAATGGAAAGCCCGGCGATCTTTATCAATGCTCTCAAAATG ACACATATAAGCTGAAGGTTGTGCAAGGAAAGACCTACAAGCTACGTATAATCAACGCTGCACTCAATAACCAGCTCTTCTTCAAGATAGCCAATCACAATATGACAGTTGTCGCTATAGACGCCTCGTACGCTAAACCGTATGTCACCGACGTAATTGTGGTGGCTCCCGGCCAAACCACCGACGTCCTTCTCGCTGCCAACCAGCCGGTGGGGTCTTACTACATGGCCGCAAGGCCGTACCTTAGCGCTCCAGGCGTGCCGGCCGATAACACGACCACAAGGGGCATCGTCGTCTACGAGGGCTCCACGTCAACTACTCCCCTCATGCCTGTCCTGCCGGCTTTGAACGACACCCCCACCGCCAACAAATTCTACACCAATCTTACCGGTCTTGCGGGGGGGCCCCACTGGTTCCCGGTGCCGAATCAAGTGGACGAGCATATGTTCGTCACCATCGGTGTCAACCTCGCGCCGTGCGGAGGGAACGCCACGTGTGGAGGTCCTTTAGGGCAGCGAGCCTCTGCGAGCATGAACAACGAATCGTTCGTGCTCCCGAGCAACAGCAGTCTGTCTATGCTGCAAGCGTTCTTTCTCAACGTGGATGGGGTCTACACCACTGATTTCCCCAGCGTGCCTCCGGTGAAGTTTGACTACACCAACCCCAACATCAGCCTTGACCAATCACTGCTATTTGCGCCAAAAGGAACCAAAGTGAAGAAATTTAAGTATAATTCAACGGTGGAGATGGTCTTGCAGAACACGGCATTATTGGCTGTGGAAAATCATCCTATACACCTTCACGGCTTCAATTTCCACGTGTTGGCTCAAGGGTTTGGGAATTATGACGCCGTTAATGACTCCAAAAAGTTCAACTTCATTAATCCACAGACCCGTAATACAATTGCCGTTCCTGTCGGAGGATGGGCCGTCATTAGATTCCAATTAAATAATCCAG GTATGTGGCTATTACATTGCCATCTGGATGTGCACTTGCCATGGGGGCTGGCCACGGCTTTTGAAGTTGAGAATGGACCAACTCCATCATCTACGCTGCCTCCACCACCGGCTGATCTACCACAATGCTAG
- the LOC132162066 gene encoding laccase-7-like yields the protein MMARFLFLLACAFALLASSLTSALIVQHSFKVQNLTVQRLCNEQVITAVGGSLPGPTINANEGDILLVHVLNMSPYNISIHWHGVFQLLSAWADGPAYVTQCPIRPGRSYTYKFQITGQEGTLWWHAHVSWLRATVHGALIISPRLFHSYPFPKPYEEATILLGEWWNANVVDVENQGLAAGIPPNNSDAFTINGQPGDLYPCSKPNTYKLTVVQGKTYMLRIINAALNHQLFFGIANHTMKVVAIDASYTEPYTTDVVVLAPGHTTDVLLTADQPVGSYYMAAKPYISIIGIPDNTPTTGIIAYQGSTSATPIMPALPAFDDTAAAHKFYTSLFGLAGGPQWVPVPRNVDEHMFITFGLGLTPCGGSATCAGPFGQRLSASMNNESFQLPSRLSMLEAFFYNKKGGIYTTDFPDKPKVEFDYTNPSNSFDPSLLFAPKSTKVKTLKYNSTVEIVLQNTALLAMENHPIHMHGFNFHVLAQGFGNYDPQNDPKKFNLDNPQIRNTIAVPVGGWAVIRFTANNPGIWMAHCHIDGHLPWGLGMAFEVQNGPTLLSKLPPPPLDLPQC from the exons ATGATGGCGCGTTTTCTGTTTTTGCTGGCATGCGCTTTTGCTCTTCTGGCTTCTTCACTAACCTCAGCTTTAATCGTGCAACATTCTTTCAAA GTGCAAAACCTAACTGTCCAGCGGTTGTGCAATGAGCAAGTAATAACAGCAGTTGGTGGAAGCCTCCCCGGCCCAACAATAAACGCCAATGAGGGTGATATCCTCCTCGTCCACGTACTCAATATGTCTCCCTACAACATTTCTATTCACTG GCATGGAGTTTTTCAGTTACTGAGTGCTTGGGCAGATGGACCAGCATATGTAACCCAATGTCCCATTCGTCCTGGACGAAGTTATACCTACAAATTTCAAATCACCGGGCAGGAGGGGACTCTCTGGTGGCATGCTCACGTGTCCTGGCTCCGTGCAACCGTGCATGGAGCACTCATCATCTCTCCCAGACTTTTCCATTCTTACCCATTTCCAAAACCCTACGAAGAAGCTACCATTTTATTGG GGGAGTGGTGGAATGCTAATGTCGTTGACGTCGAGAATCAGGGCCTCGCCGCCGGTATTCCCCCTAATAATTCCGACGCCTTCACTATCAACGGACAGCCCGGTGATCTCTACCCTTGCTCTAAACCAA ACACATATAAGTTAACGGTGGTCCAAGGGAAGACCTATATGTTACGCATTATCAACGCTGCTCTCAATCACCAGCTGTTCTTCGGAATTGCCAACCATACGATGAAAGTTGTCGCCATCGACGCCTCATACACGGAGCCCTACACCACTGACGTGGTCGTGCTCGCGCCTGGTCACACCACCGACGTGCTCCTGACCGCTGACCAGCCTGTGGGGTCCTATTACATGGCCGCAAAACCATACATTAGCATTATAGGCATACCCGACAACACGCCCACCACAGGCATCATCGCCTACCAGGGCTCCACGTCAGCTACTCCCATAATGCCGGCCCTACCGGCTTTCGACGACACGGCCGCCGCCCACAAGTTCTACACCAGTCTCTTCGGCCTTGCTGGTGGGCCCCAGTGGGTTCCGGTGCCACGTAACGTGGACGAGCACATGTTCATCACATTTGGGTTGGGTCTGACGCCGTGCGGTGGAAGCGCCACGTGTGCCGGTCCTTTCGGGCAGCGATTGTCTGCGAGCATGAACAATGAATCATTTCAACTCCCCAGCAGGTTGTCTATGTTGGAAGCTTTCTTTTACAATAAAAAGGGTGGGATCTACACCACTGATTTTCCTGACAAACCCAAGGTGGAGTTTGACTACACCAATCCCAGCAACAGCTTCGATCCATCACTGCTATTTGCACCCAAATCGACCAAAGTGAAGACATTGAAGTACAATTCAACGGTGGAGATTGTTCTACAGAACACAGCCCTTCTAGCGATGGAGAATCATCCTATACATATGCACGGTTTCAACTTCCATGTGTTGGCCCAGGGCTTTGGAAACTATGATCCCCAAAATGACCCCAAAAAGTTCAACCTTGACAATCCACAAATACGTAATACTATCGCCGTGCCAGTTGGCGGTTGGGCCGTCATCAGATTCACAGCAAATAATCCag gtatctGGATGGCACATTGCCACATCGACGGGCATTTGCCATGGGGGTTGGGCATGGCTTTCGAAGTTCAGAATGGACCTACTCTCCTGTCTAAGCTCCCTCCACCACCACTTGATCTACCGCAATGCTAA
- the LOC132162538 gene encoding uncharacterized protein LOC132162538 produces the protein MCFVFDILKTQRFNLEISKQNTLIPTMAAFMSKLSLVLFLSSLFLNAALAELACEDLPKSVCAVSVASLGKRCLLETSVASNGRVAYQCRSSEVLVEKISEYIETDQCVQACGVDRNMIGISSDALLEPQFTAKLCSPACYHECPNIVDLYFNLAAGEGVFLPNICVRQRSNPHRAMGELLSSGVANGPIPAAYPPATAASAPSA, from the exons ATGTGTTTTGTCTTTGATATCCTCAAAACACAACGTTTCAATTTAGAAATCTCAAAGCAAAACACATTAATTCCAACCATGGCAGCTTTCATGTCAAAATTATCTTTGGTTCTgttcctctcttctctcttcctaAATGCAGcgttag CTGAGCTTGCATGCGAGGATCTGCCAAAGAGTGTCTGTGCGGTTTCGGTAGCGTCTTTGGGTAAAAGGTGTTTGTTGGAGACGTCGGTGGCCAGCAATGGACGCGTGGCGTACCAATGCAGGTCATCGGAGGTGTTGGTTGAGAAAATTTCTGAGTACATAGAGACCGACCAATGCGTTCAAGCATGTGGGGTTGACAGGAACATGATTGGTATTTCATCTGATGCCCTTCTTGAGCCACAATTCACCGCCAAGCTTTGCTCCCCAGCTTGCTACCATGAGTGCCCCAACATTGTTGACCTTTACTTCAACTTGGCCGCCGGCGAAG GAGTATTTTTGCCAAATATCTGTGTGCGTCAGCGCAGCAACCCTCACCGTGCCATGGGCGAGCTTTTGAGCTCTGGCGTTGCCAATGGCCCCATTCCTGCTGCCTATCCACCAGCAACTGCTGCCTCCGCCCCATCTGCGTAA
- the LOC132162166 gene encoding uncharacterized protein LOC132162166, which translates to MCFVFDILKTQRFNLEISKQNTLIPTMAAFMSKLSLVLFLSSLFLNAALAELACEDLPKSVCAFSVASLGKRCLLETSVASNGRVAYQCRSSEVLVEKISEYIETDQCVQACGVDRNMIGISSDALLEPQFTAKLCSPACYHECPNIVDLYFNLAAGEGVFLPNLCVRQRSNPHRAMGELLSSGVANGPIPAAYGPIPAAYPPATAASAPSA; encoded by the exons ATGTGTTTTGTCTTTGATATCCTCAAAACACAACGTTTCAATTTAGAAATCTCAAAGCAAAACACATTAATTCCAACCATGGCAGCTTTCATGTCAAAATTATCTTTGGTTCTgttcctctcttctctcttcctaAATGCAGcgttag CTGAGCTTGCATGCGAGGATCTGCCAAAGAGTGTCTGTGCGTTTTCGGTAGCGTCTTTGGGTAAAAGGTGTTTGTTGGAGACGTCGGTGGCCAGCAATGGACGCGTGGCGTACCAATGCAGGTCATCGGAGGTGTTGGTTGAGAAAATTTCTGAGTACATAGAGACCGACCAATGCGTTCAAGCATGTGGGGTTGACAGGAACATGATTGGTATTTCATCTGATGCCCTTCTTGAGCCACAATTCACCGCCAAGCTTTGCTCCCCAGCTTGCTACCATGAGTGCCCCAACATTGTTGACCTTTACTTCAACTTGGCCGCCGGCGAAG GAGTATTTTTGCCAAATCTCTGTGTGCGTCAGCGCAGCAACCCTCACCGTGCCATGGGCGAGCTTTTGAGCTCTGGCGTTGCCAATGGCCCCATTCCTGCTGCCTATGGCCCCATTCCTGCTGCCTATCCACCAGCAACTGCTGCCTCCGCCCCATCTGCGTAA
- the LOC132162457 gene encoding uncharacterized protein LOC132162457, translated as MGNNRRRFQASWFETYSTWLEYSKSKDAIFCLPCYVFAKKPTGRPGSDAFTGKGFNNWKKASDGMNSSLMRHVGKDPNSPHNIAVKCCEDLMNQSGHIDKIVEKQTLQETKNNQLRLKASIDSVQWLTFQACPFRGHDESSGSKNQGNFIELVKLLASYNDDVKVRDAIRKEIGDAKFCILVDEARDESKREQMAIILRFVDKDGFIRERFFHIVHVKDTSASTLKKEICAVLSRYNLQIENIRGQGYDGASNMRASREAKRIHQFFIQLTSIINIVGGSSKRHDDLQSIHAVEIENLVASNAIETGRGINQIGTLQRPGDTRWSSHYQSVCSMIRMYGATCSVINKISNEGANYFQRGDAEAAYMILTSFEFILILHLMKEIMGLTNMFCQSLQQKSLDILNAMSQVSTTQSLIQKMRDDGWEPLLTTVKSFCEENDIDIPDMNAHYTRARGRSCRQDEGSPTTMEHHFRVDIFTAAIDFQLQELKNRFNEQAVELLILSVALSPKDAYKSFKIDDIFSEKSKIYPLIDRLIRLVLTLPVSTATTERAFSAMKLVKTRLRTRMEDKFLADHLVVYIEKEIAKNFTSEMIMDEFYSIRDRRRA; from the exons ATGGGTAATAATCGTCGCCGATTTCAAGCCTCTTGGTTTGAGACATATTCAACTTGGTTGGAGTACTCAAAATCAAAGGATGCTATATTTTGTCTTCCATGCTATGTTTTTGCTAAGAAACCAACAGGTCGTCCAGGATCAGATGCATTTACAGGGAAAGGTTTTAACAATTGGAAAAAGGCAAGCGATGGGATGAATAGTTCTTTAATGAGACATGTGGGGAAAGATCCAAATTCACCACATAATATTGCCGTGAAATGTTGTGAGGATCTAATGAATCAGTCAGGGCATATTGACAAGATAGTTGAAAAGCAAACattacaagaaacaaagaataatCAGTTGCGGCTCAAAGCCTCTATAGATAGTGTTCAATGGCTTACATTCCAAGCATGTCCCTTTAGAGGTCACGATGAAAGCTCTGGCTCGAAAAATCAAGGTAACTTCATTGAATTGGTAAAGCTCCTAGCAAGCTATAATGACGATGT TAAAGTGCGGGATGCgattagaaaagaaattggggaTGCCAAATTTTGCATTCTCGTTGATGAAGCTCGGGATGAATCAAAAAGGGAGCAAATGGCTATTATTTTGAGGTTTGTTGATAAGGATGGTTTTATTAGGGAGCGATTCTTTCATATTGTGCATGTTAAAGATACTTCTgcatcaactttgaaaaaagagaTATGTGCTGTTCTTTCTCGTTACAATCtccaaattgaaaatattcgAGGCCAAGGATATGATGGAGCTAGTAATATGCGTG CATCTAGAGAAGCCAAGCGCATTCATCAATTCTTTATCCAGTTGActtcaattattaatattgttgGGGGTTCTTCTAAACGTCATGATGACTTGCAATCTATTCATgctgttgaaattgaaaatttggttgCTTCTAATGCAATTGAGACTGGAAGGGGGATAAACCAAATTGGCACTTTGCAACGACCTGGAGATACTCGATGGTCATCTCATTATCAATCTGTTTGTAGCATGATAAGAATGTATGGTGCAACTTGTTCAGTTATCAACAAGATCTCAAATGAGGGAGCTAATTATTTTCAACGTGGTGATGCTGAAGCGGCTTACATGATATTAAcatcatttgaatttattttgatattgcatttgatgaaagaaattatGGGACTCACAAATATGTTTTGCCAATCTTTGCAACAAAAGTCACTAGACATTTTAAATGCCATGAGTCAAGTTTCAACTACACAATCACTCATTCAAAAGATGAGAGATGATGGGTGGGAGCCTTTGCTTACTACTGTTAAAtcattttgtgaagaaaatgatattgaTATTCCTGATATGAATGCTCATTACACTAGAGCTCGAGGTAGATCTTGTCGTCAAGATGAAGGGTCTCCAACAACAATGGAGCATCATTTTAGAGTTGATATATTTACTGCTGCAATAGATTTCCAGTTACAAGAattgaaaaatagatttaatgagCAAGCTGTGGAACTCCTCATTCTTAGCGTCGCTTTAAGCCCTAAAGATGCATACAAATCATTTAAGATTGATGATATAT tttcagaaaaatcaaagatctATCCTTTGATTGACAGATTGATTCGTCTAGTGTTGACTCTCCCTGTTTCTACTGCGACAACAGAACGAGCTTTTTCTGCCATGAAACTTGTAAAGACTAGATTGCGTACTAGAATGGAAGATAAGTTTCTTGCAGACcatttggtagtttatattgagaaagaaattgctaAGAATTTCACTTCAGAGATGATAATGGATGAATTTTATTCCATTAGAGATCGTCGTCGAGCATAA
- the LOC132162522 gene encoding uncharacterized protein LOC132162522 — protein MCFVFDILKTQRFNLEISKQNTLIPTMAAFMSKLSLVLFLSSLFLNAALAELACEDLPKSVCAFSVASLGKRCLLETSVAGNGRVAYQCRSSEVLVEKISEYIETDQCVQACGVDRNMIGISSDALLEPQFTAKLCSPACYHECPNIVDLYFNLAAGEGVFLPNLCVRQRSNPHRAMGELLSSGVANGPIPAAYPPATAASAPFA, from the exons ATGTGTTTTGTCTTTGATATCCTCAAAACACAACGTTTCAATTTAGAAATCTCAAAGCAAAACACATTAATTCCAACCATGGCAGCTTTCATGTCAAAATTATCTTTGGTTCTgttcctctcttctctcttcctaAATGCAGcgttag CTGAGCTTGCATGCGAGGATCTGCCAAAGAGTGTCTGTGCGTTTTCGGTAGCGTCTTTGGGTAAAAGGTGTTTGTTGGAGACGTCGGTGGCCGGCAATGGACGCGTGGCGTACCAGTGCAGGTCATCGGAGGTGTTGGTTGAGAAGATTTCTGAGTACATAGAGACCGACCAATGCGTTCAAGCATGTGGGGTTGACAGGAATATGATTGGTATTTCATCTGATGCCCTTCTTGAGCCACAATTCACCGCCAAGCTTTGCTCCCCAGCTTGCTACCATGAGTGCCCCAACATTGTTGACCTTTACTTCAACTTGGCCGCCGGCGAAG GAGTATTTTTGCCAAATCTCTGTGTGCGTCAGCGCAGCAACCCTCACCGTGCCATGGGCGAGCTTTTGAGCTCTGGCGTTGCCAATGGCCCCATTCCTGCCGCCTATCCACCAGCAACTGCTGCCTCCGCCCCATTTGCGTAA
- the LOC132161806 gene encoding uncharacterized protein LOC132161806 codes for MAAFMSKLSLALFLSSLFLHAALAELICEDLPKSVCAFSVASSGKRCLLETSVAGDGSVSYQCRSSEVLVQRISEYIETDQCVQACGVDRNMIGISSDALLEPQFTAKLCSPACYHECPNIVDLYFNLAAGEGVFLPNLCESQRSNPHRAMSELLSSGVANGPIPAAYPPATAASAPSA; via the exons ATGGCAGCTTTCATGTCAAAATTGTCTTTGGCTCTgttcctctcttctctcttcctgCATGCAGCGTTAG CTGAGCTTATATGCGAGGATCTGCCAAAGAGTGTTTGCGCGTTTTCGGTAGCGTCTTCGGGGAAAAGGTGTTTGTTGGAGACGTCGGTGGCCGGCGATGGAAGCGTGTCGTACCAGTGCAGGTCATCGGAGGTGTTGGTTCAGAGGATTTCTGAGTACATTGAGACCGACCAATGCGTTCAAGCTTGTGGAGTTGACCGGAACATGATTGGTATTTCATCTGATGCCCTTCTTGAGCCACAATTCACGGCCAAGCTTTGCTCCCCGGCTTGCTACCATGAGTGCCCCAACATTGTTGACCTTTACTTCAACTTGGCTGCCGGTGAAG GAGTATTTTTGCCAAATCTCTGTGAGAGTCAGCGCAGCAACCCTCATCGTGCCATGAGCGAGCTTTTGAGCTCTGGTGTTGCCAATGGCCCCATTCCTGCTGCCTATCCACCAGCAACTGCGGCCTCCGCCCCATCTGCGTAA